A window of Candidatus Micrarchaeum acidiphilum ARMAN-2 contains these coding sequences:
- a CDS encoding Methyltransferase type 11, translating into MNWTVGSMRKNRGMEKEVSKAYDTIAQQFHDERIAKVNFYNEFLEMPNTLRVIGSVRGKRVLDIGCGPGIYANLLHRKGAEVHGVDISKKEIELDRQHYKGIDFRVASAEKLPYRKGYFDLVLVALAFSHFNDMDKALDEACRVLKTGGRLVISEGNPVIDVTKGIKAKSKSGKWSGKYLKMDRRFGDYFDEKIKYVHWKRKGVFDIHMPVRHVTYETFFRMFRGHGLALRGYVDSKPVPEGKKISRREYNFTRKVPYFMVFDLVKLSPRGVREVYG; encoded by the coding sequence ATGAATTGGACTGTTGGTTCCATGAGAAAAAACCGAGGCATGGAAAAGGAGGTAAGCAAAGCTTATGATACCATAGCGCAGCAGTTCCATGACGAGCGCATCGCGAAGGTAAATTTCTACAATGAGTTTCTGGAAATGCCGAACACTCTCAGAGTCATAGGCAGCGTAAGGGGCAAAAGGGTGCTTGACATAGGCTGCGGACCAGGCATCTACGCAAACCTCTTGCACAGAAAGGGAGCAGAAGTACACGGCGTTGACATATCCAAAAAGGAGATTGAGCTAGATAGGCAGCATTACAAAGGCATAGACTTCAGAGTGGCAAGCGCGGAAAAGCTGCCCTATAGAAAAGGATATTTCGACCTTGTCCTGGTAGCGCTGGCTTTCAGCCACTTCAACGACATGGACAAAGCGCTGGATGAAGCCTGCAGAGTGCTCAAAACAGGAGGTAGGCTTGTAATTTCTGAGGGCAACCCCGTTATAGACGTGACCAAGGGCATTAAAGCAAAATCAAAGTCAGGAAAATGGTCAGGGAAATACCTTAAGATGGACAGGCGGTTTGGGGATTATTTCGATGAAAAGATAAAGTATGTGCATTGGAAGAGAAAAGGTGTTTTCGATATACATATGCCTGTGCGACACGTGACATACGAAACGTTTTTCAGGATGTTTAGAGGGCACGGCTTAGCTCTGCGGGGCTATGTCGATTCAAAGCCAGTGCCGGAAGGCAAAAAGATATCCAGAAGGGAAT